A DNA window from Arachis duranensis cultivar V14167 chromosome 3, aradu.V14167.gnm2.J7QH, whole genome shotgun sequence contains the following coding sequences:
- the LOC107480378 gene encoding pentatricopeptide repeat-containing protein At1g63330-like gives MVPLLGWKHSSIFILQLSVFHFTVLLLIARMVSMLRYGLQIPKLSPYCVPHYALHLYFPSTSSLHSHSPSPSQPQSVDEAVDSFTRMLSKRPPPSIIQFTKILGSLAKTNHFPTAISLFQQLQARGITPNLFTLNILINCCCGMGRITLAFSVFAKILKMSFQPDTITLTTLIKGLFLCGKVEKALHLHDTMLAQGFQFNQVTYATLINGLCKTGHTSAAIQVLRNIPRHGIVPTVFMYNPIIDSLCKVALVSDAFRLYSEMLAKGISPNVITYSSLIFGLCLVGQFKEAIDLLSDMVLKNITPNVYTYTTLIDGLCKEGKIKDAKSVLAVMTKSGVKPDVVTYNSLMDGYCLVNQVNKAKYIFNTMSLSRVSLDVLSYNIMINGLCKSKMVDEALNLFEEMPRKYLVPNTVTYTTIIDGLSKSKRICCAVELFEKMLDRGQPADIVTYNSLLDGMFSTKQLDKALMLFNRMKESCIDPDIYTYSILIDGLCKSGRFKNAKEIFQDLSIKGYHLNTRTYNIMINGLCNEGLLDEALALMSEMEDHGCSPDAVTYETIIRALLEKGENDQALKHLREMIARGLLKRQ, from the coding sequence ATGGTACCCTTACTCGGGTGGAAGCACTCTTCAATCTTCATTCTTCAACTCAGCGTATTCCATTTTACCGTACTCCTCTTGATTGCAAGAATGGTGTCAATGTTAAGGTATGGTCTTCAAATCCCAAAGCTCTCTCCTTATTGTGTTCCCCACTACGCCCTCCATCTTTACTTCCCTTCAACTTCATCCCTACACTCTcactctccctctccctctcagCCCCAATCGGTTGATGAAGCTGTTGATTCCTTCACTCGCATGCTTTCTAAGCGTCCCCCTCCATCCATCATTCAATTCACCAAGATTTTGGGATCTCTTGCCAAGACCAACCATTTCCCCACCGCCATTTCCCTTTTTCAGCAATTGCAAGCCAGGGGAATCActcccaacttatttactttgAATATATTAATCAATTGTTGCTGCGGCATGGGTCGGATCACTCTCGCTTTCTCTGTATTCGCCAAGATTCTCAAGATGAGTTTTCAGCCTGATACCATAACATTGACTACACTCATTAAAGGTCTATTTCTCTGTGGTAAGGTTGAAAAAGCACTCCACCTTCACGACACAATGCTGGCTCAGGGATTTCAGTTTAATCAAGTCACTTATGCGACGTTGATCAATGGGCTCTGTAAGACCGGACACACATCAGCTGCTATTCAGGTGCTGAGAAATATCCCACGGCATGGGATtgttcctactgtcttcatgtACAACCCAATTATTGATAGCCTCTGCAAGGTTGCACTTGTAAGTGATGCTTTTCGTTTATACTCTGAAATGCTTGCTAAGGGAATTTCTCCCAATGTTATCACATACAGTTCTCTCATTTTTGGATTGTGTCTTGTGGGTCAATTTAAGGAAGCCATTGATTTGCTAAGTGATATGGTGCTTAAAAACATTACTCCTAATGTTTATACCTATACTACTTTGATTGATGGCCTATGCAAGGAAGGAAAGATCAAAGATGCTAAGAGTGTATTGGCTGTAATGACGAAATCTGGTGTGAAACCAGATGTGGTTACTTATAACAGCTTAATGGATGGATATTGTTTGGTTAATCAGGTAAATAAGGCAAAATATATATTCAACACAATGTCCCTAAGTAGAGTGTCACTTGATGTTCTAAGTTACAATATCATGATTAATGGCTTGTGCAAAAGTAAAATGGTCGATGAAGCCTTGAATCTCTTTGAAGAAATGCCTCGTAAGTACTTGGTTCCAAACACAGTAACTTACACCACTATTATTGATGGCTTGAGCAAATCAAAAAGGATCTGTTGTGCTGTTGAGCTTTTTGAAAAGATGCTTGATAGAGGTCAACCTGCTGACATAGTCACTTACAATTCCTTGTTGGATGGGATGTTTAGTACCAAACAACTTGACAAGGCACTTATGTTATTCAATCGAATGAAAGAGAGTTGCATTGATCcagatatatatacatacagcATACTTATAGATGGCCTGTGCAAAAGTGGAAGATTTAAAAATGCAAAAGAGATTTTTCAAGATCTTTCCATTAAAGGCTATCATCTGAACACAAGGACATACAATATTATGATAAACGGGCTCTGCAACGAGGGCCTACTTGATGAAGCATTGGCTTTAATGTCTGAAATGGAAGACCATGGTTGCTCTCCGGATGCTGTAACTTATGAAACAATTATTCGTGCTCTGTTGGAAAAAGGTGAAAATGATCAAGCGCTGAAACATCTTCGTGAAATGATTGCTAGAGGCTTATTGAAAAGGCAATAG